The following proteins are co-located in the Gammaproteobacteria bacterium genome:
- the cysA gene encoding Sulfate/thiosulfate import ATP-binding protein CysA: MSIRVANLRKCFGSFVAVDDVNLEIPSGELVAFLGPSGSGKSTILRIIAGLETADSGSVFFNGEVADHLHARSRGVGFVFQHYALFRHMTVMENIAFGLRVQGASRQRQAARVRELLLLMGLEGMGDRYPSQLSGGQRQRVALARALAPEPKVLLLDEPFGAVDAKVREELRHWLRRLHDEVHVTSIFVTHDQEEAFSVADRVIVIHRGRVEQSGSPDEILDQPATEFVARFIGEANVYKATVNDGIGQVGALPVPAAGIPNGTQATLVIRFYDLKFWLDAQGIATVVRTMTLGDRVKVEAVIDGATTIFSQFPRRSSLLRGIEPGCRIHIEVTTARAYPQSG, translated from the coding sequence ATGAGTATTCGCGTTGCAAATCTTCGTAAGTGTTTCGGTTCCTTCGTAGCGGTTGATGACGTCAATCTCGAAATCCCTTCGGGGGAATTGGTTGCCTTTCTGGGGCCATCCGGGAGCGGAAAGAGTACCATTCTCCGCATCATCGCTGGCCTAGAGACTGCCGATTCCGGTTCGGTGTTTTTCAATGGCGAAGTTGCTGACCATCTTCATGCCCGGTCACGGGGTGTCGGGTTTGTGTTCCAACACTATGCCCTGTTTCGCCACATGACTGTAATGGAGAACATTGCCTTTGGGCTTCGGGTCCAGGGGGCCAGTCGGCAGCGGCAAGCGGCCCGTGTCCGTGAGCTTTTGTTGCTGATGGGGCTTGAAGGGATGGGGGACCGTTATCCCTCCCAGCTTTCTGGAGGACAGAGGCAGCGTGTAGCGTTGGCTCGCGCCCTAGCGCCGGAGCCCAAAGTGCTGTTGCTGGATGAACCATTCGGGGCAGTGGACGCCAAGGTACGGGAGGAGCTACGTCACTGGCTACGTCGATTACATGATGAGGTCCATGTTACGTCGATCTTTGTGACCCACGACCAGGAGGAGGCGTTTTCGGTGGCTGATCGAGTCATCGTTATTCATCGAGGACGGGTCGAGCAGTCTGGCTCACCGGATGAGATCCTCGATCAGCCCGCCACAGAATTCGTCGCCCGTTTTATTGGTGAGGCCAATGTCTACAAGGCCACAGTAAACGATGGGATTGGTCAAGTTGGCGCGCTTCCTGTACCTGCGGCGGGGATTCCCAACGGCACACAAGCCACACTGGTAATTCGATTCTACGACCTGAAATTTTGGCTCGACGCTCAAGGAATCGCTACCGTGGTGCGCACCATGACTCTCGGTGATCGGGTCAAAGTCGAAGCAGTGATCGATGGCGCCACCACCATTTTCTCTCAATTTCCACGTCGTAGCAGTTTATTACGGGGCATCGAACCGGGTTGCCGGATCCATATCGAGGTAACGACGGCACGGGCCTATCCACAGAGTGGGTGA
- a CDS encoding conserved hypothetical protein (Evidence 4 : Unknown function but conserved in other organisms), which produces MIMTQVELLERNMAELDNDSFSKLREWFIEFDQSRWDKQLEVDSNSGKLDCIINAALIEHQSGRTRDL; this is translated from the coding sequence ATGATTATGACTCAAGTAGAACTATTAGAGCGAAACATGGCAGAATTGGATAACGATTCTTTCTCAAAACTTCGTGAGTGGTTTATTGAATTCGATCAATCACGTTGGGATAAACAGTTGGAAGTTGATTCAAATAGCGGAAAATTAGATTGTATTATCAATGCGGCACTTATTGAGCATCAATCTGGGAGAACGAGAGACCTTTGA
- a CDS encoding putative CASPASE_P20 domain-containing protein (Evidence 3 : Putative function from multiple computational evidences): MFHSIRLCCDQTFSPDVNILIGANGTGKTHFLKVLYSACTITGGEGTMWQRMNLLLIILLCVAFVGCVDELQRGTAGGLTTSAGSGEEDHSPQRERPELRTGTRVALVIGNGDYQDTNHLTKLRNPTNDAEDVSKALRGFGFEVITGKNMTRRAMKEAIATLGRKAGNAEVALFYFAGHGIQSKNQNYLMPVDATVHSLAEVAEEGVSLNYPLDEMDNAKSKINIVMLDACRNNPFTGEFRGGGGRGLAPPSDMPKGTVIVYATDPGNTAEDGQERNGLFTAGLRVAFAGKDLSLDGVLTVASEWVEEKSNRRQTPYVNGPKTVQKHFYFSSPSGGKQPATTLAQQDIPQGITPIPEKSRLSALEEQRKAEEARLVEIEKQRQELEQQRREAEEGARLAEVEGKRKREEARLVEMEQQRREAEQRRQEAEARVGIQTSRIKVSTGQLIHGRYRDHGDGTVTDIQTQLRWKRCAEGQTWTGSSCSGTPQEYKWDDLPATQNGWRVPTHEELKSLVYCSSTGVFGSAMKVNEICSGNYQRPAIDQEAFPNTPASSFWSGSPVAGSSNYAWFVSFDGGYDYWGSRNDAYAVRLVRGGQ, from the coding sequence ATGTTTCACAGCATTCGGCTGTGCTGTGATCAAACCTTTTCACCGGATGTCAATATCTTGATTGGCGCCAATGGTACGGGTAAAACTCATTTTCTGAAAGTTCTATATTCTGCATGCACTATCACGGGTGGCGAGGGCACGATGTGGCAACGAATGAATCTACTTCTAATAATTCTGCTTTGTGTGGCGTTCGTCGGATGCGTAGACGAATTGCAACGGGGTACTGCTGGGGGATTGACCACGTCTGCTGGGTCCGGCGAGGAAGACCATAGCCCACAGCGAGAGCGACCGGAATTACGAACAGGGACGCGGGTGGCCTTGGTCATCGGTAATGGCGATTACCAAGACACTAATCATCTGACCAAGCTCCGAAATCCAACTAACGACGCCGAGGATGTTTCCAAAGCCTTGCGTGGTTTTGGTTTCGAGGTCATCACCGGAAAGAATATGACACGGCGTGCAATGAAGGAGGCCATCGCTACGTTGGGACGCAAAGCCGGCAACGCCGAGGTCGCTCTGTTTTATTTCGCGGGGCATGGTATTCAGAGTAAGAATCAGAACTACTTGATGCCGGTGGATGCCACGGTGCATAGCCTAGCAGAGGTGGCCGAGGAAGGAGTGAGTCTCAATTATCCCCTCGATGAAATGGACAATGCCAAGAGCAAGATTAATATCGTTATGCTCGATGCCTGTCGGAATAATCCCTTTACTGGCGAATTTCGGGGTGGTGGCGGGCGCGGTTTAGCGCCACCCAGTGACATGCCCAAGGGCACCGTGATCGTTTATGCCACGGATCCTGGTAATACAGCGGAGGACGGTCAGGAACGCAATGGTCTATTTACTGCGGGACTGCGTGTGGCCTTCGCGGGTAAGGACCTGAGCCTGGATGGTGTGCTCACGGTGGCCAGTGAATGGGTCGAAGAAAAGAGTAATCGACGGCAGACGCCCTATGTAAATGGTCCGAAAACCGTGCAGAAACATTTTTACTTTTCTAGTCCATCCGGTGGAAAACAACCAGCAACGACTCTTGCCCAACAGGATATTCCTCAAGGGATCACGCCGATCCCGGAAAAGAGTCGCTTGTCGGCATTAGAGGAGCAACGCAAGGCGGAAGAGGCCCGCCTTGTGGAAATCGAGAAACAGCGTCAGGAATTGGAACAGCAGCGCCGCGAGGCGGAAGAAGGAGCGCGCCTCGCCGAAGTGGAGGGAAAGCGAAAGAGGGAGGAGGCACGCTTGGTAGAGATGGAACAGCAGCGCCGAGAAGCGGAACAACGCCGTCAAGAGGCCGAGGCACGAGTGGGAATTCAAACGTCGAGGATAAAAGTAAGTACGGGACAATTAATTCATGGTCGCTATCGTGATCACGGCGATGGTACGGTAACTGATATCCAGACCCAGCTACGTTGGAAACGTTGCGCCGAAGGACAGACTTGGACCGGAAGCTCTTGCTCGGGCACACCACAAGAGTATAAATGGGACGATCTCCCTGCTACACAGAATGGTTGGCGTGTACCTACCCATGAAGAACTAAAAAGCTTGGTCTATTGCAGTAGTACTGGCGTATTTGGCAGTGCTATGAAAGTAAATGAAATATGTTCGGGAAATTACCAACGTCCTGCCATTGATCAGGAAGCATTTCCAAATACCCCAGCGTCGAGTTTCTGGTCCGGTTCTCCGGTCGCTGGTAGTTCGAACTACGCGTGGTTCGTCAGTTTCGACGGTGGTTACGACTACTGGGGCAGCCGTAACGATGCTTACGCCGTGCGGTTGGTGCGCGGGGGACAGTGA
- the mutS gene encoding DNA mismatch repair protein MutS — MSQYISVHNLIPKMNLPPSSEFTGHTPMMQQYLRIKSEHPECLLFYRMGDFYELFFNDARRAAQLLDITLTTRGASAGAPISMAGVPYHAVESYLARLIKLGEAVAICEQIGDPATSKGPVERRVTRILTPGTVTDEALLEDRRDNLLVAVHLTKAGFGLAVLDLSGGRLIVLEGRGDEALAGELERLRPAEVLVAEGIDHAIFAGRRGVRSRSPWHFDLDTAQRLLTQQFGTHDLAGFGCDDLTLGLCAAGCLLQYAQETQRGALPHLRTLSAERREDALLLDAATRRNLELETRLTGGTDHTLASVLDRTVTAMGSRLLRRWLGRPLRDRILLRGRHQAVETLAETHAYTDLHDRLRGVGDMERILARVALQTARPRDLVGLRTGLGLLPELTRQILPLDSPLLQQIYGEIADFSDLYAHLSRAIAENPPSLVRDGGVIRTGYDPELDELRTLHENAGQYLVALEARERERSGLPNLKIGYNKVHGYYLEVGRAYADRVPADFIRRQTLTGAERYITPELKAFEDKALSARERALARERELYETLLEGLQTDLPALQQTAAALSSLDALASFAERAVALNWSEPVLSSEPGLHIEAGRHPVVEQAQDNPFVPNDVHLDATRRMLIITGPNMGGKSTYMRQTALIVLLAHIGSFVPAGVAILGPVDRIFTRIGAGDDLAAGRSTFMVEMTETANILHNATRESLILMDEIGRGTSTFDGLALAWACADHLARLTQSYTLFATHYFELTTLPDDNDAVANVHLDAVEHGDHIVFLHAVKEGPANQSYGLQVAALAGVPKQVIDQARNRLRRLENNQPAPRRRPGKPSQLVLFPPEESPVVVALRTLPLDDLTPRQALEALYRLRGLLDAGERR; from the coding sequence ATGTCACAATACATCTCTGTACACAACCTTATTCCTAAAATGAACCTACCCCCTTCTTCAGAATTCACCGGCCATACGCCGATGATGCAGCAGTATTTGCGTATCAAAAGTGAACATCCCGAGTGTTTGTTGTTCTATCGCATGGGGGATTTCTACGAACTGTTTTTTAATGATGCCCGACGTGCAGCGCAACTACTTGACATCACTCTTACCACTCGTGGTGCAAGTGCCGGTGCGCCCATTTCCATGGCCGGGGTACCCTATCATGCGGTCGAGAGTTACCTGGCGCGTCTGATCAAGTTGGGCGAGGCGGTAGCCATCTGCGAACAGATCGGTGACCCCGCTACGAGCAAGGGGCCGGTTGAACGGCGGGTCACACGCATCCTCACTCCGGGCACAGTTACCGACGAGGCTCTGCTTGAGGATCGTCGTGACAATCTGCTCGTTGCCGTCCATCTGACCAAGGCTGGTTTTGGGCTTGCGGTGTTGGACCTCTCGGGAGGACGGCTTATCGTCCTCGAAGGGCGTGGCGATGAGGCTCTCGCTGGTGAACTAGAACGCCTGCGTCCGGCCGAGGTCTTGGTCGCTGAGGGGATTGACCACGCGATTTTTGCTGGCCGCCGTGGGGTGCGTTCGCGTTCGCCCTGGCACTTTGATTTGGATACCGCGCAACGCCTCCTTACCCAACAATTTGGTACCCATGACCTCGCCGGTTTTGGTTGCGACGACCTTACTCTTGGACTCTGTGCCGCCGGTTGTCTCCTTCAGTATGCCCAGGAGACCCAACGTGGCGCACTTCCCCACCTCCGTACCCTTAGCGCCGAACGACGCGAGGATGCCTTGTTGCTGGATGCCGCTACGCGTCGCAATCTGGAACTGGAGACCCGTCTGACGGGAGGGACTGATCACACCTTGGCCTCGGTTCTGGATCGCACAGTTACCGCCATGGGTAGCCGGCTGCTGCGACGTTGGCTTGGTCGTCCGCTACGTGACCGTATCTTGCTGCGCGGGCGTCACCAAGCGGTCGAGACGCTGGCTGAGACCCACGCCTACACGGACCTTCACGATCGGTTACGGGGGGTAGGTGACATGGAACGGATTTTGGCGCGGGTCGCCCTCCAGACCGCGCGTCCCCGTGACTTAGTGGGGTTACGTACTGGCTTAGGTCTACTCCCGGAGCTAACGCGCCAGATTCTGCCGTTGGATTCCCCCCTCCTGCAACAGATCTACGGAGAGATTGCCGACTTTTCAGACCTTTACGCCCATCTCAGTCGTGCCATCGCTGAAAATCCACCGTCCCTGGTACGCGACGGCGGGGTCATCCGCACCGGCTACGACCCGGAACTGGACGAGCTTCGTACCCTGCACGAAAACGCTGGACAGTATCTGGTCGCCCTAGAGGCGCGCGAACGGGAGCGTTCCGGGCTGCCGAACCTCAAGATTGGCTACAACAAGGTCCATGGTTATTACCTGGAGGTTGGCCGTGCCTATGCCGATCGTGTCCCAGCCGACTTCATCCGTCGCCAGACCCTGACCGGTGCTGAACGCTATATCACCCCCGAACTCAAGGCGTTCGAGGACAAGGCCCTCTCTGCACGGGAACGGGCATTGGCCCGCGAACGTGAACTCTACGAAACGTTGCTGGAGGGGCTTCAGACCGATCTGCCTGCCTTGCAGCAGACCGCCGCCGCACTTTCTTCCCTAGATGCCCTGGCGAGTTTTGCCGAACGCGCCGTAGCCCTGAACTGGAGTGAACCGGTATTGAGCAGCGAGCCCGGTCTCCACATTGAGGCTGGTCGTCATCCGGTAGTGGAACAGGCCCAAGACAATCCTTTTGTTCCCAATGATGTTCACCTCGACGCAACCCGGCGGATGTTGATCATCACGGGTCCCAATATGGGCGGTAAGAGCACTTACATGCGTCAGACTGCGCTCATCGTTTTGCTTGCCCATATCGGTAGTTTCGTGCCAGCGGGGGTTGCCATTCTCGGACCGGTGGACCGCATATTCACCCGTATCGGCGCCGGTGATGATCTGGCTGCTGGACGTTCAACTTTCATGGTAGAGATGACCGAGACCGCCAATATTCTTCACAACGCTACCCGCGAGAGTTTGATCCTGATGGATGAGATTGGGCGGGGTACCAGTACTTTCGATGGTTTAGCGCTGGCTTGGGCGTGTGCCGATCACCTGGCACGGCTGACTCAGTCCTACACCCTCTTCGCTACCCATTATTTCGAATTGACCACCCTCCCCGATGATAATGACGCGGTCGCCAATGTCCATCTTGATGCCGTTGAACACGGTGATCACATCGTTTTCCTTCATGCGGTCAAGGAAGGTCCCGCCAATCAGAGTTACGGTCTTCAGGTAGCTGCCTTGGCCGGGGTACCGAAACAGGTTATTGATCAGGCTCGCAACCGGTTGCGTCGTCTCGAAAATAATCAACCCGCCCCGCGTCGTCGTCCCGGAAAACCGTCGCAACTCGTGCTATTTCCTCCCGAAGAGTCACCGGTCGTGGTTGCTTTGCGTACATTGCCCCTGGATGATTTGACTCCACGGCAGGCATTAGAGGCGCTTTATCGGTTGAGGGGGTTGTTGGATGCGGGGGAGAGGAGATAA
- a CDS encoding protein-glutamine gamma-glutamyltransferase, translating to MKLSQSQDRSAMVLSTSTIYLSLITLAVTVSAHIPALPIWITTVATLLILWRGIIALRCARGHYTTLPSTGVLLGLGITIAGGIFVTYHTIFGPQAGVALLVLLLSLKLLELQHQRDARVVIFIGYFATATVFLHSQSLLTSFYVSLVTLVLTVNLIAINDLCGSMTMRHLLGVAASLLFQAVPIALLLFLLFPRLDHPLWALSDDTRTGVTGLSETMTPGDVSRLSQSNEVAFRVTFEGTIPPMGQRYWRGPVFEITDGQHWQPSRSSGTKENLELRDHPITYTITLEPHQHRWLFALEMPSAAPEIGSLQSDLQFLAPRPITQRLRYQLTSYLDYRTSNLSSVARHRNLNLPGGINPRTRILATSWAKTADNSRVLVNRLLTYLREEPFYYTLNPPLLDMQQPVDDFLFRTRQGYCEHYASATATLLRAAGVPARVVTGYLGGEYNPLGGYLLVRQMDAHAWVEAWLDDDGWVRIDPTAVLPPERVNRDSTYWSEQPSQVLTLTGTSEETMAKVLHNLRRGWDAFNNRWNQWVLGYSTQHRDELLAQLGLHGLSDESIALLMGGAVLLFLSGLMFQLVVRPVRSHDPLLRDWESFCRRLARAGFPRRSDEGPLAYAERIATANPDLAHRVRLVARLYARLRYGRNAPSSWRRHLRRLMRHN from the coding sequence ATGAAGTTGTCACAAAGTCAAGATCGTTCGGCTATGGTGCTTTCGACTTCTACGATTTATCTATCGTTGATTACCTTAGCCGTTACGGTCAGTGCCCATATACCAGCATTGCCGATTTGGATCACGACAGTTGCTACGCTGCTTATCCTCTGGCGGGGAATTATCGCGTTGCGTTGTGCCCGGGGACATTATACGACGTTACCATCTACCGGTGTATTATTGGGACTGGGGATCACTATCGCAGGTGGGATTTTTGTCACGTACCATACCATTTTCGGACCTCAGGCCGGAGTTGCCCTCCTGGTACTGTTGCTCAGTCTCAAATTACTCGAATTGCAGCATCAGCGTGATGCTCGGGTGGTCATTTTTATCGGTTACTTCGCGACCGCCACCGTATTTTTGCACTCTCAATCGCTGCTCACTTCCTTTTATGTATCGCTGGTAACGTTGGTCCTTACAGTCAATTTAATTGCCATCAACGACCTCTGTGGTTCAATGACCATGCGTCATCTACTGGGCGTTGCTGCGTCGCTGTTGTTTCAGGCTGTCCCGATTGCCCTCTTGCTGTTCCTGTTGTTTCCACGTTTGGACCACCCGCTCTGGGCACTGTCCGACGATACTCGAACTGGGGTCACCGGGCTGAGTGAGACAATGACTCCGGGAGATGTAAGCCGCCTCTCTCAATCCAATGAAGTAGCCTTTCGCGTTACCTTTGAAGGGACGATACCCCCGATGGGACAACGCTACTGGCGTGGCCCGGTCTTCGAAATAACCGATGGACAACACTGGCAACCTTCTCGTAGTAGTGGTACCAAAGAAAATTTAGAATTACGCGACCATCCCATCACCTACACCATTACCCTGGAGCCTCACCAGCATCGTTGGCTATTCGCTTTGGAGATGCCGAGCGCCGCGCCCGAGATTGGTAGCCTCCAATCCGATCTCCAATTTCTAGCGCCTCGACCAATCACCCAACGTCTGCGTTACCAACTTACTTCCTACCTTGATTATCGTACGAGCAATCTTTCGTCTGTCGCCCGCCACCGCAATCTGAATCTGCCGGGGGGTATCAATCCTCGTACTCGTATCTTAGCCACATCTTGGGCCAAGACGGCCGATAATTCCCGAGTTTTGGTAAATCGTCTGTTGACCTACCTACGAGAAGAACCTTTTTACTACACCCTTAATCCTCCGCTCCTGGATATGCAACAGCCGGTAGACGATTTTCTGTTCCGTACCCGTCAAGGTTACTGTGAGCACTATGCCTCTGCCACTGCCACCCTACTGCGTGCTGCTGGGGTTCCGGCGCGGGTCGTTACGGGCTACTTGGGAGGCGAATATAACCCGTTGGGTGGTTATCTTCTCGTGCGTCAGATGGACGCGCACGCCTGGGTTGAGGCCTGGCTGGATGACGACGGCTGGGTACGAATAGACCCCACAGCCGTGTTACCACCAGAGCGAGTCAATCGTGACTCGACCTACTGGTCAGAACAACCCAGCCAGGTTCTGACGCTTACCGGAACCTCTGAAGAAACGATGGCAAAGGTACTGCACAACCTACGCAGGGGATGGGATGCGTTCAATAATCGATGGAATCAATGGGTATTGGGCTACAGCACCCAACATCGGGATGAATTACTTGCTCAACTGGGACTACATGGATTGTCGGATGAGAGCATTGCCCTACTGATGGGAGGTGCAGTATTGCTATTTTTGAGTGGTCTTATGTTTCAGCTTGTGGTACGCCCGGTTCGTTCCCACGACCCACTGTTAAGAGATTGGGAATCCTTCTGCCGACGACTGGCTCGTGCCGGATTTCCGCGACGATCTGACGAAGGCCCGCTCGCCTATGCCGAACGTATCGCCACCGCCAACCCCGATTTAGCCCATCGCGTGCGTCTTGTTGCGCGTCTCTATGCCCGTCTGCGTTATGGTCGTAACGCCCCCAGTAGTTGGCGGCGGCATTTGCGTCGTTTAATGCGTCACAATTAA
- a CDS encoding conserved hypothetical protein (Evidence 4 : Unknown function but conserved in other organisms) — protein sequence MFDCTKLIIDNYVTHLQNNYLEIYSQLEPDYPGILGFCGRIALESIANTDAAYHDITHTIQATEAGQEILRGKHINQGGVSPWDWLHVVISLLCHDIGYVRGVCRGDDSGFYVKDFEGNTISLPTGSTDASLTPYHVTRSQIFVRERFGAAVAVIDTNFITSCIERTRFPVPKDSTYATTGDYPGLTRAADLIGQMGDMDYLRKCTALYREFEEIGAARLLNYTSPDDLRRSYPKFFWATVHPLIDDALRYLQVTQKGRQLLNNLFANVFIEEHQFQGVLKNIYPHITGNVIFA from the coding sequence ATGTTTGACTGCACCAAACTCATCATTGACAACTACGTCACACACCTACAGAACAACTATCTGGAGATCTACAGCCAACTGGAACCAGACTATCCAGGAATCCTGGGGTTCTGTGGTCGTATCGCCTTGGAAAGCATCGCCAACACCGACGCTGCCTACCACGATATCACCCATACCATCCAAGCCACTGAAGCGGGACAGGAAATTCTCCGTGGTAAACACATCAACCAAGGCGGCGTATCCCCCTGGGATTGGCTACACGTAGTCATTTCCCTACTCTGCCACGACATCGGTTACGTACGCGGCGTGTGTCGCGGTGATGACAGTGGCTTCTACGTAAAGGACTTCGAGGGCAATACCATTAGTCTCCCAACAGGGTCTACTGATGCCTCACTCACCCCCTACCATGTCACCCGTTCCCAGATTTTTGTGCGAGAGCGTTTCGGTGCTGCGGTAGCGGTCATCGATACCAATTTCATAACATCCTGCATCGAACGCACCCGTTTCCCGGTGCCGAAGGACAGCACCTATGCCACTACCGGAGATTACCCAGGACTGACACGGGCCGCTGACCTTATTGGCCAGATGGGAGACATGGACTATCTACGCAAATGTACCGCCCTTTATCGAGAATTCGAGGAAATCGGCGCCGCCCGCCTCCTCAATTACACCAGCCCCGACGACCTACGCCGCAGTTATCCAAAATTCTTCTGGGCCACGGTTCACCCTCTCATTGATGATGCCCTACGCTACCTTCAAGTAACCCAGAAGGGCAGGCAACTACTAAACAATCTATTCGCCAATGTATTTATTGAAGAACATCAGTTTCAGGGAGTGCTCAAAAATATCTACCCACATATCACAGGAAACGTAATTTTTGCATAA